The following proteins are encoded in a genomic region of Rattus rattus isolate New Zealand chromosome 2, Rrattus_CSIRO_v1, whole genome shotgun sequence:
- the LOC116894378 gene encoding olfactory receptor 13A1-like codes for MLSMMLLNVNQTVVTEFMLQGFSEHPSLRLFLIGCFLSLYMMALMGNIVIIALVTSSTGLHSPMYFFLCNLATMDIVCTSSVIPKALVGLVSEENTISFKGCMAQLFFLAWSASSELLLLTVMAYDRYVAICAPLHYSSRMSPQLCGALAMSVWSISAVNASVHTGLMTRLSFCGPKVITHFFCEIPPLLLLSCSPTYVNSIMTLLGDAFFGGINFMLTLLSYGCIIATILRMRSAEGKRKAFSTCSSHLIVVSVYYSSVFCAYISPASSYSPERSKVSSVLYSILSPTLNPLIYTLRNKDVKLALGRILASFSH; via the coding sequence ATGCTCTCCATGATGCTGCTGAATGTAAACCAGACAGTAGTGACAGAGTTCATGCTGCAAGGGTTCTCAGAGCATCCTAGTCTAAGACTGTTCCTCATAggctgctttctctccctctacatGATGGCTCTAATGGGCAACATTGTGATCATTGCTTTGGTCACCTCCAGCACTGGGCTCCACAgtcccatgtactttttcctgtGCAACCTGGCCACCATGGATATTGTGTGCACCTCCTCTGTGATTCCCAAGGCCCTGGTTGGCCTAGTGTCTGAGGAAAACACCATCTCCTTCAAGGGATGCATGGCCCAGCTCTTCTTCCTTGCATGGTCAGCATcctctgagctgctgctgctcacagtcatggcctatgaccgttatGTGGCCATCTGTGCTCCCCTCCACTACAGCTCTAGGATGAGCCCACAGCTGTGCGGGGCCCTGGCCATGAGTGTATGGTCCATCAGTGCTGTGAATGCATCTGTACACACTGGTCTGATGACACGGTTGTCATTCTGTGGCCCAAAGGTCATCacccacttcttctgtgagatCCCACcactcctcctgctctcctgtaGTCCCACATATGTGAACAGCATTATGACTCTTTTGGGAGATGCCTTCTTTGGAGGCATCAACTTCATGCTAACCCTGTTATCTTATGGCTGTATCATTGCCACCATCCTGCGCATGCGTTCTGCTGAGGGCAAGAGGAAAGCCTTTTCTACCTGCTCATCCCACCTCATCGTGGTCTCTGTGTATTATTCATCTGTGTTCTGTGCCTATATCAGTCCTGCTTCCAGCTACAGCCCAGAAAGAAGCAAAGTTTCCTCAGTGCTGTACTCAATCCTCAGCCCAACCCTGAACCCCCTCATCTATACACTGAGGAACAAGGATGTCAAGCTTGCACTGGGCAGAATATTGGCCTCTTTCTCACATTAA